In Rhizobium sp. ZPR4, a genomic segment contains:
- a CDS encoding glycosyltransferase — MHQKKKLAIIIEVDSFIGDIIQHLSKTYEVMAIQPKTFKEIETAVEWADIVWFEFCNELFVHAINQNIKRRGKRVIARWHRFEIVESNFPDRIDFGAIDDLILVSHDMLRVLKLRAPQVTQKTRTHVVWNGLNLDKFKPIPSLDKKKIAWAAKPFMRKNQPLFLQVMHSLVKRDPSYTLHVAGEQEEFVMMPYLKRTTEKLGLTRNVFFHGWQRNMPAFLADKGVILSTSVHESFGYNIAEAMAVGALPVVHDYPGAEEFWPDEIRFSSVDEAVEKIIAGQTHQWTQYVHEKFPLAKQLRELDIVMGDRVPEVAKPVNWASLEQQAGSNMKRPVPLWLAQRPAPAQQVQQPAAPIPQAISVQQVREAMPVAEVAMQPMPQPYPTQPHPIPPPSVERLAPVTPLEQPIRRSEAAPSFDSTGYWEGRYRNGGNSGAGSYDVLAKYKGQFLNSLARKKGLKSFAEMGSGDGNQLKYFSFDRYTGFDVSKTVIERTMMMYRDKPNYNFVWLGDQSLDWEMHEDAYDCALSLDVLYHLIDDNIYVNYLDQLFSLPQRYVVIYASNFDGPDIRGASHVRHRKFTTDIANRFPQWTLLKLVENPYKFKESTEADFAIYSRDEFENALDLNELDAIR; from the coding sequence ATGCATCAGAAGAAAAAGCTGGCCATAATCATCGAAGTCGATAGCTTCATCGGCGACATAATCCAACATCTGTCAAAGACCTACGAAGTCATGGCCATACAGCCAAAGACTTTCAAGGAGATCGAGACGGCTGTGGAATGGGCCGACATCGTCTGGTTCGAATTCTGCAACGAGCTCTTCGTCCATGCGATTAACCAGAACATCAAGCGGCGCGGCAAGCGTGTCATCGCGCGCTGGCATCGCTTCGAGATCGTGGAATCGAATTTTCCCGATCGCATCGATTTCGGCGCCATCGACGATCTGATTCTGGTGTCTCATGACATGCTGCGTGTCCTGAAACTCAGGGCACCCCAGGTCACCCAGAAGACCCGTACCCACGTCGTGTGGAACGGCCTCAATCTCGACAAGTTCAAGCCGATCCCTTCGCTCGACAAGAAGAAGATCGCCTGGGCCGCCAAGCCCTTTATGCGCAAGAACCAGCCGCTGTTCCTGCAAGTCATGCACTCGCTGGTGAAGCGCGATCCTTCCTACACGCTGCATGTGGCCGGCGAACAGGAAGAGTTCGTCATGATGCCGTACCTGAAGCGCACGACGGAAAAGCTCGGTCTCACCCGCAACGTCTTCTTCCATGGCTGGCAGCGCAACATGCCTGCCTTCCTTGCCGACAAGGGCGTGATACTGTCGACCTCGGTACATGAGAGCTTCGGTTATAACATTGCCGAAGCCATGGCTGTCGGCGCCCTACCGGTGGTCCATGATTATCCCGGTGCGGAAGAATTCTGGCCCGACGAAATCCGCTTCTCGTCGGTGGATGAGGCCGTCGAAAAGATCATTGCCGGTCAGACCCATCAATGGACGCAATATGTCCACGAGAAATTCCCTCTCGCCAAGCAGCTGCGCGAACTCGATATCGTCATGGGCGATCGGGTACCCGAAGTCGCAAAACCCGTGAATTGGGCATCGCTGGAACAGCAGGCGGGTTCAAATATGAAGCGGCCCGTCCCGCTTTGGCTGGCTCAGCGGCCAGCACCCGCACAGCAGGTTCAACAGCCCGCGGCGCCTATTCCGCAGGCCATATCGGTGCAGCAGGTTCGCGAAGCCATGCCGGTTGCCGAGGTGGCGATGCAGCCGATGCCGCAGCCCTATCCGACACAGCCGCACCCCATCCCGCCACCATCTGTGGAACGGCTTGCTCCCGTTACGCCGCTGGAACAGCCGATCCGGCGATCGGAAGCTGCCCCTTCCTTTGACTCCACCGGCTATTGGGAGGGCCGTTATCGCAATGGCGGCAACTCGGGTGCCGGCTCTTATGATGTGCTCGCCAAGTACAAGGGACAGTTTCTGAATAGTCTCGCCCGGAAGAAAGGGCTGAAATCCTTTGCGGAGATGGGCTCCGGCGACGGCAATCAGCTGAAATACTTCTCGTTCGACCGCTATACCGGCTTCGATGTCTCCAAGACGGTCATCGAACGCACGATGATGATGTATAGGGACAAGCCGAACTACAATTTCGTCTGGCTGGGCGATCAGTCGCTGGACTGGGAAATGCACGAGGATGCCTATGACTGCGCCCTGTCGCTTGACGTGCTCTACCATCTGATCGACGACAATATCTACGTCAATTACCTCGACCAGCTGTTCTCCCTGCCACAGCGCTATGTGGTTATCTACGCCTCCAATTTCGACGGCCCGGACATTCGTGGCGCGTCGCATGTCCGGCACCGCAAGTTCACGACGGACATCGCAAACCGGTTCCCGCAATGGACCCTGCTGAAGCTGGTGGAGAACCCATACAAGTTCAAGGAATCGACCGAAGCGGATTTTGCGATCTACAGCCGCGACGAATTCGAAAATGCCCTGGATCTGAACGAACTCGACGCCATCAGATGA
- a CDS encoding glycosyltransferase family 2 protein, whose product MSKVSVIIPAFKAQESIGETIAAVLENRDVLEVIVVDDMSPDATAMIVERHAQRDQRVRLLRNPQNGGAGYSRNAGMAAARGDYYYFLDADDMVAHRSIDEVVHHMEANGCDVMVFRYRYVTERSGRLDPMLPIDNDAWQALLGDTDIGIFTLDQCERLLFTVNFPWNKIVSANLCRETGLRFSETRVHNDIYAHWHIYLYARKIGMMNRYLIGHRVYQDRAQLTNVFTEKRFEVFKAFAEVESLFARLPQMKQAYYQWFLRSKFDLLDWIYPQLPFDLKERFFALVRQCYEEYGLADYENVRRQSFETADIALRLKQAPHLILGKTPR is encoded by the coding sequence GTGAGCAAAGTCAGTGTCATCATTCCCGCCTTTAAGGCGCAGGAATCCATCGGTGAAACGATTGCCGCGGTTCTTGAAAATCGTGATGTTTTGGAGGTGATTGTCGTCGACGATATGTCTCCCGATGCCACCGCGATGATTGTCGAGCGACATGCTCAGCGCGATCAGCGGGTGCGGCTGCTGCGCAATCCGCAAAATGGCGGGGCGGGATACAGCCGGAATGCCGGCATGGCCGCCGCCCGCGGCGACTATTATTACTTTCTCGACGCCGACGACATGGTGGCGCATCGCTCGATCGATGAAGTCGTCCATCACATGGAAGCCAATGGTTGCGATGTGATGGTGTTTCGTTATCGCTATGTGACCGAGAGAAGCGGCCGTCTCGATCCGATGCTGCCGATCGATAATGATGCCTGGCAGGCACTGCTCGGCGATACTGATATAGGCATTTTTACGCTCGACCAGTGCGAGCGATTGCTGTTCACCGTGAATTTCCCCTGGAACAAGATCGTTAGCGCCAACCTATGCCGGGAAACGGGTCTCCGCTTCTCGGAGACGCGCGTCCACAATGACATCTATGCTCACTGGCACATCTATCTGTACGCCCGGAAGATCGGCATGATGAATCGCTATCTCATCGGCCACCGCGTCTATCAGGACCGGGCGCAATTGACCAATGTCTTCACCGAAAAGCGATTCGAGGTCTTCAAGGCCTTTGCAGAGGTGGAATCGCTATTTGCGCGCCTGCCTCAGATGAAGCAGGCCTACTATCAGTGGTTCCTTCGCAGCAAGTTCGATTTGCTCGATTGGATTTACCCGCAATTACCGTTCGATCTCAAGGAGCGCTTCTTCGCGCTGGTTCGGCAATGCTACGAAGAGTATGGCCTGGCTGACTATGAGAACGTGCGCAGGCAGTCGTTCGAGACTGCGGATATCGCGCTCAGGCTGAAACAGGCCCCTCATTTGATACTCGGCAAGACGCCAAGATAG
- a CDS encoding glycosyltransferase family 2 protein — protein sequence MSSAQVPVLSICVPTYNRQFMLERNVNFHLEEFRRLGLPFEIVIVDDCSTDETAAYIQSISHHPEISAYRRARNSGFISNYAFAMQRARGHYAVFLGDDDLLIPEKVVEYLRIMVDDKNIGMIQAPWLLVDGRPGGGDMEPFYHLSYPTRHTKGDFRSMLEFILDKHIFPEFMIIRRDVLTKSISSPTPFIFWAFLYTTRALDKADILFMPEPFARVTAVSDDPRLQQGNKECMFQWDTYRGGLEYLASQALRDNRYPPDYRGSLMPRITEFMLQRQAVAMRLHVNAQNWVEAYIMYHRMAAYLPTPLPPESYDQIRKLAGISTAATEAIAFNGEPVIIEPIIDDATINLLPQSIRQHLSREAPQTGSYGGKPRAYLRFTEDFPANPGPKDGLFSILTYIDQFV from the coding sequence ATGTCTTCTGCTCAAGTTCCCGTCCTTTCGATCTGCGTTCCGACCTATAACCGTCAGTTCATGCTCGAACGGAACGTCAATTTCCACTTGGAAGAATTTCGTCGACTGGGACTCCCTTTCGAAATCGTCATTGTCGACGATTGTTCGACGGATGAGACCGCGGCCTACATTCAGTCGATCTCGCATCACCCGGAAATCAGCGCCTATCGCCGGGCGCGCAATTCCGGTTTCATCAGCAACTACGCTTTTGCAATGCAGAGAGCCCGCGGCCACTACGCGGTTTTCCTCGGCGATGACGACTTGCTGATCCCGGAAAAAGTCGTCGAATATCTTCGCATCATGGTGGACGACAAGAACATCGGCATGATCCAGGCGCCGTGGCTTCTGGTCGACGGCCGGCCGGGCGGCGGCGATATGGAGCCCTTCTATCACCTCTCCTATCCGACGCGTCACACCAAGGGTGACTTCCGCTCGATGCTGGAATTCATTCTCGACAAGCACATCTTCCCCGAATTCATGATCATCCGGCGCGACGTTCTGACGAAGTCGATCTCCAGCCCCACGCCCTTCATCTTCTGGGCCTTCCTCTACACGACCCGTGCATTGGATAAGGCCGATATCCTGTTCATGCCCGAACCTTTTGCGCGCGTGACCGCCGTTTCTGACGATCCGCGCCTGCAGCAGGGCAACAAGGAATGCATGTTCCAGTGGGATACCTACAGGGGCGGCCTCGAATACCTCGCCTCGCAGGCCCTGCGCGACAACCGCTATCCGCCTGACTATCGCGGCTCGCTGATGCCGCGCATTACCGAATTCATGCTGCAGCGTCAGGCGGTCGCCATGCGCCTGCATGTCAATGCGCAGAACTGGGTAGAAGCCTATATCATGTATCACCGCATGGCGGCCTATCTTCCGACGCCGCTGCCGCCGGAATCCTACGATCAGATCCGCAAGCTGGCGGGCATCTCCACCGCCGCAACGGAAGCAATCGCCTTCAACGGCGAGCCCGTCATCATCGAGCCGATCATCGACGATGCCACGATCAACCTTCTCCCGCAGTCGATCCGGCAGCATCTTTCAAGGGAAGCGCCGCAGACCGGCAGCTATGGCGGCAAGCCAAGGGCCTATCTTCGCTTCACGGAGGATTTCCCCGCAAATCCGGGTCCGAAAGACGGCCTGTTCAGCATTCTCACCTATATCGATCAGTTCGTCTGA
- a CDS encoding phosphodiester glycosidase family protein — MIRLIIILAVLAFAATASAGEACRKVQHLGDGYTVCTFDPAGDDIQIFQNDRSGKPYGSFRALENDLREDRIYVRFAMNGGMYLDDQSPVGLFVENGREVKAINTNKGWGNFHLLPNGVFYLGSSKAGIMESKAFAASGIKPFYATQSGPMLVVGGKLHPSFLADSPSLKTRNGVGVTADGKVIFAISDGAVRFHDFATLFRDELKCPNALFLDGSISSLDIPEWQRRDSLFPLGPIIAVTEMLPG, encoded by the coding sequence TTGATTCGATTGATCATCATCCTTGCCGTTCTCGCCTTCGCCGCCACCGCGTCAGCCGGCGAAGCCTGTCGCAAGGTTCAACATCTCGGCGACGGCTATACGGTCTGCACTTTCGATCCCGCCGGCGACGATATCCAGATTTTCCAGAATGACCGCAGCGGCAAGCCCTATGGCTCGTTCCGGGCGCTCGAAAACGATCTGCGCGAGGATCGCATCTATGTGCGCTTCGCCATGAATGGCGGCATGTATCTCGACGACCAGTCTCCCGTCGGCCTCTTCGTCGAAAACGGACGCGAAGTGAAGGCGATCAACACGAATAAGGGATGGGGCAACTTCCATCTGTTGCCGAACGGGGTTTTCTATCTCGGATCGAGCAAGGCCGGCATCATGGAAAGCAAGGCCTTCGCCGCCTCTGGCATCAAGCCTTTTTACGCAACGCAGTCCGGCCCGATGCTGGTCGTCGGCGGCAAGCTCCATCCGTCATTTCTGGCGGACAGTCCGAGCTTGAAGACACGAAACGGCGTTGGCGTTACGGCTGACGGCAAGGTCATCTTTGCCATTTCGGATGGCGCGGTGCGCTTCCACGATTTTGCGACGCTGTTTCGCGACGAGCTGAAATGTCCGAATGCGCTTTTTCTGGACGGCAGCATTTCCAGCCTCGACATTCCGGAATGGCAAAGGCGCGACAGCCTGTTTCCGCTCGGGCCGATCATTGCGGTGACGGAAATGTTACCGGGCTGA
- a CDS encoding ferredoxin: MSRGPQIFEQLRAALGVHGVFVRGSLSFDEGEGPLLTDGTTARSVALLGNIGGSIWPAFSKWLDMPANRTRKDPLDDWSKAIIRPVATELGATAYFPSDPPWQPFQRWAMQAEDLKASPLGILIHPDYGLWHGYRGALGFADALEGVEEPPISSHPCDLCVEKPCLAVCPAGAITAVGFDVPRCRSHLRKPQGQAGCMAGGCLARNACPVGAGYRYPAEQLAFHMAALQL, from the coding sequence GTGAGCCGCGGCCCGCAAATATTCGAACAGCTCCGTGCGGCGCTCGGCGTCCACGGAGTTTTCGTTCGTGGCAGCCTGTCTTTTGATGAAGGCGAGGGGCCGCTGCTGACGGATGGCACAACAGCTCGAAGCGTCGCGCTGCTCGGCAATATCGGAGGCTCGATCTGGCCGGCGTTCTCGAAATGGCTGGATATGCCCGCCAACAGGACACGCAAAGATCCCCTCGACGATTGGTCGAAGGCAATCATCCGGCCGGTCGCAACCGAGTTGGGGGCCACGGCCTATTTTCCTTCGGACCCTCCTTGGCAACCGTTTCAGCGATGGGCCATGCAGGCCGAGGACCTGAAAGCGTCGCCGCTCGGCATCCTGATCCATCCGGACTATGGCCTGTGGCACGGCTATCGCGGCGCATTGGGATTTGCCGATGCTCTGGAAGGAGTGGAGGAGCCGCCAATTTCTTCGCATCCATGCGATCTGTGCGTGGAAAAGCCTTGTCTTGCCGTCTGTCCCGCCGGGGCGATAACGGCCGTGGGGTTCGATGTTCCACGCTGTCGGTCGCATTTGCGCAAGCCGCAAGGGCAGGCTGGCTGCATGGCTGGTGGCTGTCTTGCACGCAATGCCTGCCCGGTCGGGGCGGGCTATCGTTATCCCGCCGAACAGCTTGCATTCCATATGGCAGCGCTCCAGCTTTAG
- a CDS encoding trimethylamine methyltransferase family protein, protein MDDMIEQPAAGNDGGGRRSRSEGRGAAARRASRSGGGPGPSLPYITRKIGVYEVLDEEGLQLIERNADTVLEEIGIEFRDDAEALALWKEAGADVRGQRVHFPKGLCRELLKTAPKEFTWHARNSARNAHVGGKATIFAPVYGPPFVRDLEGNRRYATIEDFRNFVKLAYMAPSMHSSGGTVCEPVDIPVNKRHLDMVYSHIKYSDKPFMGSVTAPERAEDTIAMAKIVFGDDFVENNCVTLNLINANSPMVFDETMLGALKVYARHNQASVVSPFILSGAMSPVTVAGTLTQILAEVLAGASFTQLIRKGSPVLYGTFAASISMQSGAPTFGTPEPSLVSYGAAQLARRLGLPFRTGGSLCGSKIPDAQAAHESASTLNMTLLAGTNFVLHAAGWLEGGLVSSYEKFMIDQDQLGMMQKMAEGIDLSENGQALDAIREVGPGSHYLGCGHTQANFQSAFYRSPLADNNSFEQWEIEGQKRIEERANALCRSWLDHYEAPPLDPVIDEALLAYIQKRKDSMPDAFT, encoded by the coding sequence ATGGACGATATGATTGAGCAACCGGCTGCAGGCAATGACGGCGGTGGACGGCGTTCGCGCAGCGAGGGCAGGGGTGCGGCAGCACGGCGCGCTTCGCGCAGCGGCGGCGGGCCGGGTCCTTCGCTTCCCTATATCACCCGCAAGATCGGCGTCTACGAAGTGCTCGACGAGGAAGGCCTGCAGCTCATCGAGCGCAATGCCGACACGGTTCTGGAAGAAATCGGCATCGAGTTTCGCGATGACGCCGAAGCTCTGGCGCTCTGGAAGGAAGCCGGTGCCGATGTACGCGGGCAGCGCGTGCATTTTCCGAAGGGACTTTGCCGTGAGCTTCTGAAGACGGCGCCGAAGGAATTTACCTGGCATGCGCGCAACAGCGCCCGCAACGCCCATGTCGGCGGCAAGGCGACGATCTTCGCGCCGGTTTACGGACCGCCCTTCGTGCGCGATCTCGAGGGCAACCGCCGCTATGCGACGATCGAGGATTTCCGCAATTTCGTGAAGCTCGCCTATATGGCGCCGTCGATGCATTCGTCCGGTGGCACGGTGTGCGAGCCTGTCGATATCCCGGTCAACAAGCGCCATCTCGATATGGTCTACAGCCATATCAAATATTCCGACAAGCCGTTCATGGGATCGGTTACAGCACCTGAGCGTGCCGAAGACACGATCGCCATGGCAAAGATCGTGTTCGGCGACGATTTCGTTGAAAACAATTGTGTGACGCTGAACCTCATCAACGCCAACTCGCCGATGGTGTTTGACGAGACCATGCTCGGTGCATTGAAGGTCTATGCCCGGCACAATCAGGCGTCGGTCGTTTCGCCCTTCATCCTTTCGGGTGCCATGAGCCCGGTAACGGTTGCCGGCACGCTGACGCAGATTTTGGCCGAAGTGCTGGCCGGCGCTTCCTTCACGCAGCTGATCCGCAAAGGGTCGCCGGTGCTTTACGGCACCTTCGCGGCATCGATTTCGATGCAGTCGGGCGCACCGACCTTCGGCACGCCGGAGCCGTCGCTCGTTTCCTATGGTGCGGCACAGCTTGCCCGCCGTCTCGGCCTGCCGTTCCGTACCGGCGGCTCGCTTTGCGGCTCCAAGATTCCGGATGCGCAGGCGGCACACGAATCTGCCAGTACTTTGAATATGACGCTGCTCGCCGGCACGAATTTCGTGCTGCATGCGGCCGGATGGCTGGAAGGCGGTCTCGTTTCGTCCTACGAGAAGTTCATGATCGACCAAGATCAGTTGGGCATGATGCAGAAGATGGCGGAGGGTATCGATCTCTCGGAGAATGGCCAGGCGCTGGATGCCATTCGTGAGGTCGGCCCGGGAAGCCACTATCTCGGCTGCGGCCATACGCAGGCGAATTTCCAGTCGGCCTTCTATCGTTCGCCGCTCGCCGACAACAATTCCTTCGAGCAGTGGGAGATCGAAGGCCAGAAGCGCATCGAGGAACGCGCCAACGCGCTTTGCCGCTCGTGGCTCGATCACTACGAAGCGCCGCCGCTCGATCCGGTCATCGACGAGGCCTTGCTTGCCTATATTCAGAAGCGCAAGGATTCCATGCCGGACGCTTTCACTTGA
- a CDS encoding B12-binding domain-containing protein, whose product MSDDEIILSELSDEELVQQMHDDLYDGLKEEIEEATQILLDRGWTPYDVLTQALVEGMRIVGIDFRDGILFVPEVLLSANAMKAGMAILRPLLALTGAPKLGKMVIGTVKGDIHDIGKNLVGMMMEGAGFDVIDLGINNPVENYLDAIEREQPDILGMSALLTTTMPYMKVVIDTLKEKGLRDDYVVLVGGAPLNEEFGKAVGADAYCRDAAVAVETAKEFMKRKHNSLAAGA is encoded by the coding sequence ATGTCTGACGACGAAATCATTCTCTCGGAACTTTCTGACGAAGAGCTCGTGCAGCAGATGCATGACGACCTGTATGACGGGTTGAAGGAAGAAATCGAGGAAGCAACACAGATCCTTCTCGATCGCGGCTGGACGCCTTACGATGTCCTCACCCAGGCGCTGGTCGAAGGCATGCGCATCGTCGGCATCGACTTCCGAGACGGCATTCTTTTCGTTCCGGAAGTTCTGCTTTCCGCCAACGCGATGAAGGCGGGCATGGCGATCCTGCGGCCGCTTCTGGCGCTGACCGGTGCACCGAAGCTCGGCAAGATGGTGATCGGCACCGTCAAGGGCGACATTCACGACATCGGCAAAAACCTCGTCGGCATGATGATGGAAGGCGCAGGCTTTGACGTCATCGACCTCGGCATCAACAATCCGGTCGAAAACTATCTCGACGCCATCGAGCGCGAACAGCCCGACATTCTCGGCATGTCGGCCCTGCTGACCACGACGATGCCCTATATGAAGGTCGTCATCGATACGCTGAAGGAAAAGGGCCTGCGCGACGATTACGTCGTCCTCGTCGGTGGCGCGCCGCTGAACGAGGAATTCGGCAAGGCCGTCGGCGCCGACGCCTACTGCCGCGATGCGGCTGTCGCGGTCGAGACCGCCAAGGAATTCATGAAGCGCAAGCACAACAGCCTGGCTGCTGGCGCCTGA
- a CDS encoding entericidin, whose amino-acid sequence MTASTTGKIAAAFAVLMVLASCSNTIRGMGRDTANAVNATEDAGHKVKRAVQN is encoded by the coding sequence ATGACCGCATCGACAACAGGCAAAATCGCCGCTGCCTTCGCCGTACTTATGGTACTCGCTTCATGCTCCAACACAATTCGCGGCATGGGCAGAGATACGGCCAACGCCGTCAACGCGACGGAAGATGCCGGTCACAAGGTCAAGCGGGCCGTTCAGAACTAA
- a CDS encoding DUF1638 domain-containing protein, translated as MDVDRQNTEKNPPNSKRITKQKVHVIACGAIAREILAVSRINGLDHIDLHCLPAIYHSYPQKIAPALEQAIADARARGFEKVFVGYADCGTGGDIDRICEREGIERLSGPHCYSFFTGNEAFAANDDDITSFFLTDFLARQFEAFVIVPLGLDRHPELRDMYFGNYRKMVYLSQEEDPALQAKAKEAATYLGLDYEYRFTGYGDLARELLVV; from the coding sequence ATGGATGTCGATCGGCAAAATACGGAGAAAAACCCTCCAAACAGTAAACGCATAACAAAGCAAAAGGTTCATGTAATCGCGTGCGGGGCAATCGCGCGCGAAATATTGGCGGTGTCCAGAATAAACGGGCTCGATCACATCGACCTGCACTGTCTTCCGGCGATCTACCATTCCTACCCGCAGAAGATCGCACCGGCTCTGGAACAGGCAATTGCGGATGCCCGCGCGCGCGGCTTCGAGAAAGTCTTCGTCGGCTATGCCGATTGTGGCACCGGCGGTGATATCGACAGGATCTGCGAGCGAGAGGGGATAGAGCGCCTTTCCGGCCCGCACTGTTATTCCTTCTTTACCGGCAACGAAGCTTTCGCAGCGAACGATGACGACATAACCTCGTTCTTCCTCACAGATTTCCTGGCCCGCCAGTTCGAAGCCTTCGTTATCGTCCCGCTCGGCCTCGATCGCCATCCCGAACTGCGCGACATGTATTTCGGCAATTACCGCAAGATGGTCTATCTCTCGCAGGAGGAAGATCCGGCGCTGCAGGCGAAGGCAAAGGAAGCCGCCACCTATCTCGGCCTGGATTATGAATATCGCTTCACCGGCTATGGCGACCTTGCCCGCGAACTGTTGGTCGTCTGA
- a CDS encoding virulence factor has translation MADRIVVYWRDIPAQVIIKKGRQTAKRELSLRFTEAIDMCAMRTGAAETDDYLAEWRKADPVPVSDDLEAEADKAAGELEAAYDRKRLVALVKAGGRDNG, from the coding sequence ATGGCGGATCGCATTGTCGTCTATTGGCGGGACATTCCGGCCCAGGTGATTATCAAGAAGGGCAGGCAGACGGCAAAACGCGAGCTTTCGCTGCGCTTTACCGAAGCAATCGACATGTGCGCCATGCGCACGGGCGCGGCCGAAACCGATGATTATCTCGCCGAATGGCGCAAGGCCGACCCGGTGCCGGTATCGGACGATCTCGAAGCTGAAGCAGACAAGGCAGCCGGCGAGCTCGAGGCCGCTTATGACCGCAAGCGGCTGGTGGCGCTGGTGAAGGCCGGAGGCCGCGACAATGGCTGA
- a CDS encoding methylenetetrahydrofolate reductase C-terminal domain-containing protein yields the protein MADAVQKPGNAAAGAKAASGAYTPAGVSPNRRARRKYTVRLWAVRHSRFFEWFYRRFADAFLLLHPLWKAFGYDRVERPITFIERNVKGFLFDCRMCGQCALSSTGMSCPMNCPKQLRNGPCGGVRANGNCEVEPDMPCVWVQAWNGSQNMTQGDAILKVQKPVNQSLRETSSWLRVTAEAAAAREAAKKEA from the coding sequence ATGGCTGATGCCGTCCAGAAGCCCGGCAATGCCGCAGCGGGCGCAAAGGCTGCCAGCGGCGCCTACACGCCGGCAGGCGTCTCGCCCAACCGCCGCGCCCGGCGCAAATACACGGTCCGCCTCTGGGCGGTGCGTCACTCGCGCTTCTTCGAATGGTTCTATCGTCGCTTCGCCGACGCTTTCCTCCTGCTTCATCCGCTGTGGAAGGCGTTCGGCTATGATCGCGTCGAGCGACCGATCACCTTCATCGAGCGCAATGTGAAGGGCTTCCTGTTCGATTGCCGCATGTGTGGTCAGTGCGCGCTGTCGTCGACGGGCATGTCCTGCCCGATGAACTGTCCCAAGCAACTGCGCAACGGCCCCTGCGGCGGCGTTCGCGCCAATGGCAATTGCGAGGTAGAACCCGACATGCCCTGCGTTTGGGTGCAGGCCTGGAACGGCTCGCAGAACATGACCCAGGGTGATGCGATCCTGAAGGTGCAGAAGCCCGTGAACCAGTCGCTGCGCGAGACCTCCTCCTGGCTTCGCGTCACGGCGGAAGCGGCAGCAGCCCGCGAAGCGGCAAAAAAGGAAGCCTGA
- a CDS encoding methylenetetrahydrofolate reductase codes for MSHIDENPLGVHLPLDPLPGHSSLGRLERVLRRGEFAVTAELNPPDSANAEDVYERAAIFEGWVDGINAVDASGANCHMSSVGICALLTRMGYAPIMQIACRDKNRIAIQGDVLGAAAMGVCNIMCLTGDGVQAGDQPGAKPVFDLDCMSLLETVRIMRDNAKFLSGRKLTSPPKVFLGAAINPFAPPYDFRPYRLAKKIEAGAQFVQSQYCYDVPMFREYMKKVRDLGLNEKCFILVGVGPLASAKTARWMRSNVPGVHIPDEVIKRIEGAQDQKKEGKQLCIDIINEVKEIEGVSGIHVMAYRQEEYVAEMVHDSGVLKGRQPWKREASRTDALVAERLHQISEGREENQQAMAEIAAHHTPQQAH; via the coding sequence ATGTCGCATATCGATGAAAATCCGCTTGGCGTCCATCTGCCGCTCGATCCCCTGCCCGGCCATTCTTCGCTCGGGCGGCTGGAACGCGTGCTTCGCCGCGGCGAATTCGCCGTGACAGCCGAACTGAATCCTCCCGACAGCGCCAATGCCGAAGATGTTTACGAGCGTGCCGCCATTTTCGAAGGCTGGGTCGATGGCATTAACGCCGTCGATGCATCCGGCGCCAATTGCCATATGTCCTCGGTCGGGATCTGTGCTTTGCTGACCCGCATGGGCTATGCGCCGATCATGCAGATCGCCTGCCGCGACAAGAACCGCATCGCCATCCAGGGCGACGTGCTGGGTGCCGCCGCCATGGGCGTGTGCAATATCATGTGCCTGACCGGTGACGGCGTGCAGGCCGGCGATCAGCCGGGCGCCAAGCCGGTCTTCGATCTCGATTGCATGTCGCTGCTCGAAACCGTGCGCATCATGCGCGACAACGCAAAGTTCCTGTCCGGCCGCAAGCTGACATCACCGCCGAAGGTCTTTTTGGGCGCCGCCATCAATCCCTTCGCCCCGCCTTACGATTTTCGTCCCTACCGGCTGGCGAAGAAGATCGAGGCCGGAGCGCAGTTCGTCCAGAGCCAGTATTGCTACGACGTGCCGATGTTCCGCGAATACATGAAGAAGGTCAGGGATCTCGGCCTTAACGAAAAATGCTTCATTCTCGTCGGCGTCGGCCCGCTTGCCTCGGCAAAGACCGCCCGCTGGATGCGTTCCAACGTGCCGGGCGTTCATATCCCCGATGAGGTCATCAAACGCATCGAGGGCGCGCAGGATCAGAAGAAGGAAGGCAAGCAGCTCTGCATCGACATCATCAACGAGGTGAAGGAGATCGAAGGCGTTTCCGGCATCCACGTCATGGCCTATCGCCAGGAAGAATATGTCGCTGAAATGGTGCATGATTCCGGCGTCCTGAAGGGCCGTCAGCCGTGGAAGCGCGAGGCAAGCCGCACCGATGCGCTCGTAGCCGAACGACTGCACCAGATCAGCGAAGGCAGGGAAGAAAACCAGCAGGCTATGGCGGAGATCGCTGCCCATCATACGCCGCAGCAGGCACATTGA